The Triticum aestivum cultivar Chinese Spring chromosome 6D, IWGSC CS RefSeq v2.1, whole genome shotgun sequence genomic sequence cccccccccaccctagatgggatctggctggcgcccccctcctcccagggggcctatataaagggggggagggagggcagcaacctacagccttgggcgcctccctctccccctgctacacctctccgtcttgcagaagctcggcgaagccctgccgagacccgttacatccaccaccacgccgtcgttctgctggatctccatcaacctctccttcccccttgctggatcaagaaggaggagacgtcgctgcaccgtacgtgtgttgaacgcggaggtgccgtccgttcggcactcggtcatcggtgatttggatcacggcaagtacgactccgtcatccacgttcattggaacgcttccgctcgcgatctacaagggtatgtagatgcactcctttcccctcgttgctagtatactccatagatgcatcttggtgagcataggaatttttttaaaattatgctacgattcccaacactctagtcatatgtctgcatctagtaattggttatcttcttgcactaaatctcctttcccttccattatccttggagatggatcatctattcctatatattgtgttggtcaggctcaacttccctcttccaccaaacctcttttacttcgcgatgttctagttgcacccgccctcattaaaaatcttatctctgttcgccaatttacttgcgacaatctagtttcggctgaatttgacccttttggtttatctgtgaaggattacctgaccaaggccgagatcgctcgcttcaatagctccggtgatctttattctcttaatggagttcctgccgccacccctccaacatccatgctggcctccgtcgatctctggcatcgtcgcttgggccatcccaaccccgccgtcttagcttctatgcttactgaatttaccataccatgtaatagggactctcataattctgtgttttgcgagtcttgtcaattaggcaaacatgtgcgtcttccctttagttcctctagttcttgtagcacttatccctttgaattaatacattgtgatttatggacctctcccattgcaagtgtttcgggttttaaatactaccttgttatcctagatgatttcacccattttgtctggacttttcctctacgcaacaaatccgaggtccattctcttttccttaattttcaacgctatgtgtctgttcacttcttcctcccaattcgctttatccaatgtgacaatggtcgcgagtttgataacattaaaaatcgtactttcttcttacaacatggcatccttcttaggttctcatgtccctacacctcccctcaaaatggtaaagcagaacgctctcttcgcaccctcaatgatatagttcgcactctcctcattcaatcatctatgcttcacaagttttgggctgaagccctacacatggccaccttccttctaaatattcgaccttctaaaactaaacccaacactactccctattattccctctttctttcccaccccgactactccacggttcgtgttttcggctgtctctgttttcccaatgcctacgccacttctgcaaataaattgtcaccacgctctatcccatgtgcttttctcggcttctctgacgagcacaaaggctatcgttgtctcgaccttcacaccggacacgttcatgtctctcgtcatgtcacgtttgctgagcacatttttcctttctcacaacgcactactacaccatccaacacccctagctccacaaacaccccctctccccgtcctttccaactatatactcccctacctgccgaacacaacttatcaccaccaccattaacacccaccatagccaatcccaaccatacactcaccccacccgagacgtccccaacacccccgacccctgctccctccccaacacccccggcccctactcccactccaccacccaaccctgctcccactccaccacccagccctactccttcgtccgactcttccgctgcgccggactcaccagtacccaccttaccccctcgtgctattcctacagcagccccgattaatgatcatcgcatgcgtactagggccaaatcaggatttcatcaaccccaagaccgcctaaaccttcatacctccgtatctctcacttctcttccaaagaattacaaaactactctacttgatcccaattgggccgctgccatgcaagaagaatataatgctttacttcaaaacaacacctggcaacttgttcctcgtcctcccaatacaaatattgtttctggaaaatggatttttcgccaaaagttccactccaatgggagcctctcacgatataaagccaggtgggtttgtcgtggcttttctcagcaacaaggaattgattacgaagaaaccttctctcctgttgttaaacctagcaccattcgcaccgttcttagtgttgctgtctcctcttcatggcccattcaccaacttgatgataaaaatgctttcctccatggttcccttcaagaaactgtctactgccagcaacctctgggttttgaaaatccatcctttccaactcatgtatgtcttcttcagaaatctctctacggtcttaaacaggccccacgagcttggtttcaacgcttctcctccttcattcaaacaataggcttcactccatctctctccgacacctctctttttgtgtatcatcaaacttctgacactgcctatttacttctctatgtagatgatatcattcttaccgcctcctcttaaaagttcttagatcatattgtctctcttcttagatctgaattttctatgactgacctaggactccttcatcatttcttaggcattgctgttgttcgagattcctccagcctttttctttcccaacgccagtatattcttgatcttcttaatcgtgctggtatgcttgactgtcaatcatctcgcactcctgtcgatactagttttaaactttcggctaccggtgaacccttttccgatcctactctctatcgtagcctaacaggtgctctccaatatctcaccgttactcgtcctgaaatctcttttgctgttcaacaagcatgtctctatatgcatgatccccgggttcctcactataatcatgttaaacgcattcttcggtatttaaaaggaactctcaatcatggtctccacctcaataattcttctccaaactcgcttaccgcatactctgatgcagactgggctggttgtcctgacactcgaaggtccacttccggtttttgtgtttttcttgataacaatttgatttcttggtcttcgaaaagacaagttacagtctcacgttcgtcggccgaggctgagtatcgcgctgtggcacatgccgttgcagatacaatctggattcggcagttactctccgagctacacaggcctattgagcaggccactattgtctactgtgacaacatatcagcagtctacatgaccagcaatccagttcaacaccgacacacaaagcatattgagattgatattcattttgttcgtgaaaaggttgctcttggtcaggttcgggtgcttcatgttccctctacggctcagtttgctgacattttcaccaaggcactgcctactaagccgtttcaagatatctgtttcagtctcaacgtcgtcgagcccgccgttgatactgcgggggatgttagagtagtcattatggtatacgacttctagtccaagtcagttttgtacccctacctcAAGTCGGTTTGTAatctcttatatactcttgtatgccgcactaaatcatcaataagcaacagttttattcagctttcataaATGCCGATGATGCAGCTGGTTGTTAAGTTGGCACTTGGCATACGTGCCCACTACTCGATCTGCCTGTCACCGTCGCCTTAATTAAAAGATGAAAGTTATGGTATCGCCACATCTTGGCTCTTGCAATGGAGTAGGAGATCTCATGGAGTAGTGGCATTTGACAACACCCCAGCCACCACCACCAATCTCCTTCGTCGGCGGGTCTGATTCAGCCAAGATGAACGATCTGATGAGCGACTCCTTCGTCGGCGCCGCTGCAGCAGCGGCCCAGGCCAAGAGGCAGCAGGACGGCGTGCCTGCCGCCGGCGCCGAGAAGCTGCAGGCGTTCTTGGCAGAGGCAGAGGCGGCCAAGAACGAGATGGCCGCGCTGCGCAACGAGCTTTCCCAGCTCCAGTCCGCGCACGAGGCTTCTAAGTCCCTCCTCCGCCCCGgcgcgccccgcgccgccacgcAGGCCGCGCTCGTCCGCCTCCTAGGCTccgcccgccgcctccgcgcccgccTTGCATCCATGGACCGccgcgcgccggcgcccgccgCCCACGCCACCGCGGGCCTCCGCGGCCGCCTCCATGACCTCACCGCCGGGGTCCAGACCCTCCGGCGTCAGGTCTCCGCCGAGCGCCGTGGCGACGCGGCCCGCTGCTACCTCGCCGCGGCCGGCGAGGCCCCCACCGAGGACCAGCTGGATCGGCTCGTCGCAAGCGGCGGAGCGGGCGCCAACGACGCCGACGAGGCGATGCGGGCGGCCATGCTGTCCTCCTCCGAGGCTGAGAAGGTGGAGGGTGGGCTCCTTGAGCTGCAGCAGCTGTTTCTCGACATGGCCGCGCTGGTCGAGTCCCAGGGCCCACTCTTGGACGACGTGGAGCGGCATGTCGCAGCGGCAGCGGAGGACGTCGGCGCGGCCGAGGGGGAGCTGCGAGAGGCCCAGCGGCTCCAGGGCGCCGCGCGGCGGAGGAGGATGTGGTTGGGCGGGGGGCTCGCGGCGCTGCTGCTGGTCGCCCTCGCCGTGGCGGCCGTCGTGGTGGCTCTCGCTCTGTCGCGGCGCAAGGGCGGCAGTGTGCAGCTCGCCGGTGCCGGTCTGTCTGGCTTGAGTGAATTTGCCAGTGTTGGTGTGTTTCGTTTTCTTGGGTTGTGAACTTGTGATGAGCCCCGCGCTCGGTCTTTTCGGTTTGCACGGTCCGGTCTTTCGATTTTTAAGAAAAAACGGTCTGAAATTATTTCGGTCTCCTCGGTTCTTCACTATCTGGTCTTCGGTCTCTTTTGAATGGTGTTCAGTCCCGACCAAACATACTAATTTTCATCCTACAATTTAGATTCATGTATATTCCACTACATATGTGGCAAGCACAAAACTTAGATTCATGTAAATAACATTTTTTTGAAAGATCTAGCTCGGCTAGCATTCATTCCATTAAGCAGAGAGAGGGCGGAAACAATTGTTGATCAAGTGATCATGGGGTGAAAAGAAGATTACAGGCCTGCACGTTCATGCATGGGTGCTCATATACGCGATCTTTCACGGTACGCCCCTGAATGGGTGCTCCACGCATTTTGCTCCGGCGATCCTCCATTGCTCCATGTCCCGCCTGCAAGCTTCAGTGATGCTCCTCACGCTTGCTGTCTTTCCTCTGAATGTGCATGCATTGCGCTCGATCCAAATCTGCTAACATACAAGAGCCAGCAGCAATTTGGTCCCTCTGCGGGTGCTTGTGGAGGCGTGGtcgatgattgagggagtcctggattagggggtcctcggacagccggactatatcctttggccggactgttggactatgaagatacaagattgaagacttcgtcccgtgtccggatgggactctccttggcgtggaaggcaagcttggcaatacggatatgtagatctcctcccatgtaaccgactctgtgtaaccctagcccccaacggtgtctatataaaccggagggtttagtccgtaggacaacaacaatcataccataggctagcttctagggtttagcctctacgatctcgtggtagatcaactcttgtaatactcatatcatcaagatcaatcaaacaggaagtagggtattacctccatcgagagggcccgaacccgggtatacatcgtgtcccccgcctcctattaccatccgccttagacgcacagttcgggaccccctacccgagatccgccggttttgacaccgacattggtgctttcattgagagttccactgtgccgtcaccgtaaggctagatggctccttcgatcatcggcaacgatgcgatccagggtgaggttttcctccccggacagatcttcgtattcggcggcttcgtactgcgggccaactcgcttggccatctggagcagatctatagctacgcccctggccatcaggtcaggtttggaaacttgaactacactgccgacatccgcggagacttgatcttcgacggattcgagcccatgtcaggtgtgccgcacaatcacgacgagcatgatctagctctgccgtcggacagtgttcgggagatcacacctgcaaccactccggccctcaatctggaacaaattgcgccatctgaggacgggtggatggaccccgccacggaggccgcacacttagcggcgatagagccgaataccgacttcacctcctacgagacccgtgttgccgaaccgttgggttcgtctccggccacggactccgagccgcctgcgtccgtgcccatcaaatccgattgggcaccgatcatggagtttacctccgcggatatctttcagcactcgccttttggcgacgtactaaactcgttgaagtctctctccctgtcaggagacccttggccgaactatatccggctagaattggatgcggacgacgaagaaattcgcgccccacccaccacccacttagtagccactgtcgacgatttaaccgacatgctcgacttcggctccgaagacatcgacggtatggacgacgatgcaggagacgaacaagaaccaccgcccacagggcgctggactgccacctcatcgtatgatatatacatggtggacgcccCCAAAGAAGgtgatggcgataagacaacggaggataatccctccgagaagcaatccaagcaccgacgtcagcggcgccgccctaagtcccgccatagcaaaagcagcgataccggcacaagagacaataacgctccagatagtgccgaagacgacgacaatcccctccagccagacctcgagcgggaggatgaacaagctagccctccgaaacaggcagcaaacggagaatcagaggatgtcaattacatgcctctctccgaagacgaagtgagcctcggcgacgaagaatttgtcgtgcctgaggatcccgtcgagcaggagctcttcaagcgccggcttatagccacagcaaacaacctgaagaaaaagcaacaacagcttcgagctgatcaagatctgctagcggacagatggactgaagtcctggcagccgaggaatacgaactcgagcgcccaaccaagagttacccaaagcgcagtttgctacctcaactcgaggagaaagcattgaaacctacatcaccagcgtatgatgcggctgatcggccacctcgttaccaaggcccggggcaatacgcaggacctgcgagacgtattggaaaacaaaacaaaacatgcaagatcgatctacggatcgtggggTCGCGCCCCAACAtgggacgatgatcgtcacgccggatacactaaaagcaaatccggccgggccgaacatagcagacaagactcgtatgaactgcgtcgtgatatagcccgtcacagaggcgccgcacaccccttatgcttcactgatgaagtaattgatcacgaattcccagagggttttaaacccgtaaacattgaatcatatgatggtacaacagatcccgcggtatggatcgaggatttcctcctccacacccacatggctcgcggtgatgatctacatgccatcaagtacctcccactaaaactcaaaggaccagctcggcattggctgaatagcttgcctgcagactccattggcagttgggaggatttggaagatgcattccttgacaacttccagggcacttatgtgcgactaccggatgctgatgacctgagccatataactcagcagccaggggaatcggccaggcaattctagacccggttcttaactaagaaaaaacaaattgtcgattgtccggatgcagaggccttagcggcatttaagcataatatccacgacgaatggctcgcccggcaccttggccaagagaagccaaaatcaatggcagccctcatgacacttatgacccgcttttgcgcgggcgaagatagctggttggctcgtagtaccaatacagcacgcaaacctggcatatcagaagccagGGATAGTAACGGCAAACCacgacacaacaaacacaagcgccgtaaatatggtgaaaacgccgaaaatacggcagttaatgccgggttcaggggctcaaagtccggtcagctgaaagggccacccaaaaataacaatccgggtccatccagtctggaccgcatactcgatcaccaatgccaaattcatggaaccccaagaacgccagccacccataccaatagagaatgctgggtcttcaaacaagccggcagggcaggtGCCAAAGAGGGAGAAGGGGGGCCTCAAAGCGACGATGGCGAggaagagcccagatcaccaaacacaggagggcaaaagaaatttcccccgcatattcaatcggtgaatgtggtaaataccactcAAATTTCCAACTCGGACCggatatgcacccttagggatgccgactgAACGGAACTAGTCATCCCACAATATAAattagggccggtcaccttcaaccgcacggatcatccggttaacgccaatcagggcaatccagccgcactagtcctcgacccaataatagacgggttccacctcactcgagtccttatggacggaggcagcagtctaaatctgctataccaggacacagtgcgcaagatgggaatcgatcattcggcgatcaaacccactaaagccactttcagaggcattataccaggtgtggaagccagctgtacaggctccatcgcccttgaggtagtcttcggatcaccagaaaattaccgtaccgaagagttaatcttcgaaatcgtccctctccgcagtgattatcaggcactgcttggacgaaccgcgttcgctcgattcaatgcggtgccacattacgcctaccgtaagctcaagatgcccggtccacgtggtgtcatcacggttaatggcaaggccgaaccttccctcggcaccagcaaatacaccactgccttagcagcagaagcaacgagcaacaccttgcagccgaacctcgagtcgacgtccaggcttccggacaccgtcaagggactccgaactacttcgcggcaggatatcCCGGCTCGTACAGAgatcaattaaacactccggcgaaggccaggacaggccgcattCAGCGGCTCAACCACTCTCCGGCGCGcaaatatttcttacatttccttcacaggttcacctttgcgccgaccaggacgggctACACGGGGGCAACTGGaatgcgcaagggaatccttagacattccccgcaatgaccatccggCTATATTACGGATACACACTCAgcctcttccccctggtctcagcaggttccgcaatcatattccttttttatcacattacttgtacccatacgcatagacatactattcaaatacaacatgtggatttatatgacgtttacctgctgttatttctcattgaaattcttttgtcaagtggcatccgtacacagcgatatgccttaaaatatgccaggggcctcgttttacccataacacggcaataaagtccgaacaccttcatggaagttcggcaccccaaacctatagcattatatgcatcagctccgaatcatgtcttgggtcaatagtgttggggaacgcagtaatttcaaaaaaattcctacgcacacgcaggatcatggtgatgcatagcaacgagaggggagagtgttgtccatgtaccctcatagaccgaaagcggaagcgttagcacaacgcggttgatgtagtcgtacgtcttcacgatctaaccgatcaagtaccgaacgcacggcacctccgagttcagcacacattcagcccgatgacgtccctcgaactccaatccagccgagtgttgagggagagtttcgtcagcacgacggtgtggtgacgatgatgatgttctaccgacgcagggcttcgcctaagcaccgctacagtattatcgaggtggactatggtggaggggggcaccgcacatggctaaaagatcaaacgatcagttgttgtctctagggtgcccccctgcccccgtatataaaggagcaaggggggaggtgcggccggccaggaggggcgcgccaggtggagtcctactcccaccgggagtaggactccctccctttt encodes the following:
- the LOC123141328 gene encoding syntaxin-related protein KNOLLE gives rise to the protein MNDLMSDSFVGAAAAAAQAKRQQDGVPAAGAEKLQAFLAEAEAAKNEMAALRNELSQLQSAHEASKSLLRPGAPRAATQAALVRLLGSARRLRARLASMDRRAPAPAAHATAGLRGRLHDLTAGVQTLRRQVSAERRGDAARCYLAAAGEAPTEDQLDRLVASGGAGANDADEAMRAAMLSSSEAEKVEGGLLELQQLFLDMAALVESQGPLLDDVERHVAAAAEDVGAAEGELREAQRLQGAARRRRMWLGGGLAALLLVALAVAAVVVALALSRRKGGSVQLAGAGLSGLSEFASVGVFRFLGL